The genomic window CGCATCCCTTGGCGCGAAAGCTGGCTCCCACGATGCGAGTTTCTTCTACCCGCAACCACAGCTTCAGCACGTCGCCGCACGCAGGATTTTCCAATTGCGCGACAGCATTGGCATCGGCGAGTTCGCCGACGTTGCGGGGATGCTCGAAGTGGTCCAACACCTGGGGAGAGTACATGGAGGAATTGTAGCTGGTGGCCGGCAGTTCGGCGGCTGGGGCTACCGGGATGGTCGTCTCAGTCGGCGGAATCAATTCCGCCGCAACACTCTTCTCGCGCCCGTCAGCTGCCCGGGTGATAGACGGTCCAGCCGCGCCGGCGTGCCTCTTGTTCCAGCTCAGGATTGGGATTCACGGCGAAGGCATGGTGTCCTAACTCCAGCATGGCAAGATCGTGCAGGGAATTGCCGAAGACGGCATCGGGCGTGCGCGGCAGCAGTTCGTGGATGGCGGAGGCTTTCAGCTCGTCAGTGGGAACACGGACCAGGCGGCCGGTGCAACTGCCGTTTTCATTATCGACGCAGGCGGCGATGACGCGCTCGAAGGGAATTCCAAAGAGCTCCGCTCCCGGCCGGATTACCCAGTCGGCGGTGGAAGAGATGGCCCACAGCTGGCAGCCGGATTTGCTCAGGCGTCGCGTGAGCTCCAGCATTTCAGGAAAGATCCCCGGCGCGATGTGGGTGGGGAAAAACTCGTTTGCGGCGCGGTCCAGCACTGCACAGGCAACGCCCTGGTTGATGGTGACCATCTCGCCGCACATCTGTTCTTCGCCGACGCGACCGGCCAGGTAGTCGTCGTAGCGCGCCCGCGCCCATTGACGGACGGCGGCATCCACCAGCCCGCGATCCATCTCCCAGTAAAAGAACAATTCGCCGGAATTGTCGCGCCAGAGGGTGCCATCGCAGTCGAAGACAGCGATTTGCGGCTCCAACCGAAGCACGGACGCAATGAACTCCTCGGCGCAGGCCGGCAGGGAAGCTGGCTGACTGGATTTTGGAGTGCTCATCCGCTGGTGATCCGCCGGTAGTCGTCAGGAGTATCGACATTCAAGACTACCAGAGGATCGTCGACGGGTACGTATTCGATGTGCTGCTGGTGGGCGTGCTCGACCTCGCGCGCGGTCGCCGTCTGCGGCGCGGAGAGAAATGCGTGGATCATCTCGCGTCCGACGATGAAAGGATGTCCATTACGGTCGCCATGGCGCGGAACCACCGCCCAGACGCCATCGCCGACGCGATCTCGAAATCGTTGCTTCAAGGTTGCGACGGTTGCCGGGGCTGCGGGCGGGCGATCGACCAGGGCGACGATCGCCGCATCGCGACCGTAGTTGAGTACGGCCTGCAATCCCAGGCGAAGAGAGCTGAACTGGCCGCGCTCCGGTTCGCGATTAACAACCAGGTACGCTCCCGCGGCATCCACCAGCGGCTCGAGTTGAGGCGCGTTCTTTCCGGCGACCACGATGACCATCTCGGTGACCGGTGAAAGCACATCCATCGCGCCGCCCAGGAAGGTGGAGCCGCGCCACGGCAGCAGCGCCTTGTCGCGTCCCATCCGGGTGGACTCACCCGCAGCGAGGATTACTGCACAGAAACTGGGCGAACGAGCCATAGAGCATTTGTAATTTTTGAACCGGCAATTTGCAAAGTAAATCGGCGCGGGGCTTCAGCACGAATCCCCCTCGATCAGGGCATCGCGTCAACCATTTTCATGGTTGGCCGAAGGGGACGATCCCGATGCAGACAGTTACTTCAGCCTCTCCGGCGCCCACACCAGCACTTCCAGGGCGCGGGCGAAGTGCAGAAGCGGAGTGCTGTCCGGCAGTCTTATTCCTGCCGCCGCGGCCATCGTGTTGCGGGAAATTTCCGCCTCGGCGCCCTGTAAAGGCCATGGCAGATGGTGAATCTGGGCTCGATACATTCGTCCGGCTTCCACCGCATACAGGCAATAGCGCTCGCTGAGGAAATGCTCCAGCGTTCCCGGCATCGAGGTGCGCGGCGGCGATACCGGGCGATAGTGGGCCTGGAACTCCGCAACGTTCCCTAAGTGCGAGCGCCGGCATTGGTAGCGCACCGCATCGCCGTCGTGCTCAATCTTCATGCGCGCATAAAAGTAGGGAAGAGCGTAGATGGTCCGAGCCCCGAATACCGCCATGACGGATCCGGCATCGAGGCTGAAGAAGTAGACGCCCGGCTTGCCGTCGAGGGTTACATAAGTGCGCACGTTGAGTTCGGGGAAAGAAAGGCCGCCGAAGCTGAGGCCTGGGGGACGCAGGCCGGACAGATGAAACGGTGTCACCGCCA from Terriglobales bacterium includes these protein-coding regions:
- a CDS encoding iron-sulfur cluster assembly scaffold protein, whose protein sequence is MIPPTETTIPVAPAAELPATSYNSSMYSPQVLDHFEHPRNVGELADANAVAQLENPACGDVLKLWLRVEETRIVGASFRAKGCVPAIACGSALTEMISGLTLSQARAVRRIQLVLKLGGLPTASLHASHLAIDVLGKALSQIPGRQ
- a CDS encoding haloacid dehalogenase-like hydrolase, with translation MSTPKSSQPASLPACAEEFIASVLRLEPQIAVFDCDGTLWRDNSGELFFYWEMDRGLVDAAVRQWARARYDDYLAGRVGEEQMCGEMVTINQGVACAVLDRAANEFFPTHIAPGIFPEMLELTRRLSKSGCQLWAISSTADWVIRPGAELFGIPFERVIAACVDNENGSCTGRLVRVPTDELKASAIHELLPRTPDAVFGNSLHDLAMLELGHHAFAVNPNPELEQEARRRGWTVYHPGS
- a CDS encoding nucleotidyltransferase family protein — protein: MARSPSFCAVILAAGESTRMGRDKALLPWRGSTFLGGAMDVLSPVTEMVIVVAGKNAPQLEPLVDAAGAYLVVNREPERGQFSSLRLGLQAVLNYGRDAAIVALVDRPPAAPATVATLKQRFRDRVGDGVWAVVPRHGDRNGHPFIVGREMIHAFLSAPQTATAREVEHAHQQHIEYVPVDDPLVVLNVDTPDDYRRITSG
- a CDS encoding DUF2071 domain-containing protein; the encoded protein is MTAQEILLHHGHRPWPLPRRPWIMRQQWNWLLFAHWALPPEALRPLVPGELALDIFEGRCWVAVTPFHLSGLRPPGLSFGGLSFPELNVRTYVTLDGKPGVYFFSLDAGSVMAVFGARTIYALPYFYARMKIEHDGDAVRYQCRRSHLGNVAEFQAHYRPVSPPRTSMPGTLEHFLSERYCLYAVEAGRMYRAQIHHLPWPLQGAEAEISRNTMAAAAGIRLPDSTPLLHFARALEVLVWAPERLK